A single window of Nicotiana sylvestris chromosome 5, ASM39365v2, whole genome shotgun sequence DNA harbors:
- the LOC104247842 gene encoding uncharacterized protein, which yields MMKDLMSRKFDFQDLATITLTRTCSAVVTRPIDEKLSDPGSFTIPCTIGSYVFAKVLYYLGANINLMPLSIDKRLGIERARPTSMLLQLADRMLKRPSGVLDDVLVQDGNFVFPIDFVILDYQVHKEIPIILGRPFLATGRALINCETRELKMRLNGGEIMFNVQKSMW from the coding sequence atgatgaaggacttgatgtctcgCAAGTTTGACTTTCAAGACTTGGCAACTATTACACTAACTCGGACATGTAGTGCTGTCGTGACGAGACCCATAGATGAGAAGCTATCCGACCCAGGGAGTTTCACAATCCCATGCACAATAGGTAGCTATGTTTTTGCTAAAGTATTGTACTATTTAGGGGCTAACATAAACTTGATGCCCTTGTCTATCGATAAAAGGTTAGGCATTGAAAGAGCAAGACCCACATCCATGTTACTACAGCTAGCCGACCGAATGTTGAAGAGGCCATCAGGTGTACTTGATGATGTACTTGTGCAGGATGGAAATTTTGTGTTTCCGATAGATTTTGTCATTCTGGACTACCAGGTTCACAAGGAGATTCCtataattttgggaaggccattcttggccactgggagagctcTAATTAATTGTGAAACTAGAGAGCTAAAGATGAGATTGAACGGTGGAGAGATAATGTTTAATGTGCAGAAGTCTATGTGGTGA